A genome region from Microplitis mediator isolate UGA2020A chromosome 4, iyMicMedi2.1, whole genome shotgun sequence includes the following:
- the LOC130666579 gene encoding nucleolar protein 6 produces the protein MKLKKQKKITEEVDVEVEEEEDVESDIELESEDDDDDDHETFKSMMKRNLEEAGDEKPAKKMKKDNDLYKPPTVEELNQLRETETLFHSNLFRLQIEEVLTEVKPKDKYKKQFDTWFKKFKDAVMAIKETEDKELSNLKSLKKLKVKVADVEVPVNEKGTYRFLKPSNISVIGSYSLGTTVGPNIVIDVMIEMPSALFQKHDYQNYRYLRKRAIYLAYVAANLNSEVAEKKSYYGESWMPKLKIVPAGSLSKRVTVNLHLAAESTSFKLSRFLPEKNSVRPQWYFKDDSKSDDLVPTPYYNSNILRDLTMAETNSQNSKMISEYPNLRDGIILLKIWLHQRQPEQAYDGFNGHILTMYVLYLLYEKKLSTYMSSYQIIRNVWNNLAQSNWTEQGISMCQEPDGKSRVSQYHKYYDCVFIDTTGYHNLVANVSACNYLWVRSEASQAIKFLDSSKVDSFYNLFMKRLNFYSTFDHFVCLHDTQALEQLADKVPDDCKLDLGLNKRAQVIRQLMDVLKKGLGKRVSEIYIQPEQFKDWEVTDDCSAGIGKILIGLQLNPDYCFNIIDKGPGANLPEAEEFRKFWGTKSELRRFQDGSVCEAAVWVKKNPVPKENLSNKNKISNKKKIADEKKNLPAEKAATLSEKRIICKHIVMYLFKVKFNLTKDQYLYVANQVEDVLHFKNTIITKFRYGTGEEATLQVLKVFGEFEKELTSLADLPLAITGVQGGSPVFRYTDVFPPLATVYKADDKNTKAGDHCLLLNEGDLEEVPKYAPAIEASVQLSGSGKWPDELEAVRKTKAAFHIQIAQCLRNQLKLKAKANVSHVDIFREGFVFRLRVAHQKEIAFMKRIVDENGVIKYRDNEESLELENKLFHLPKLTGALYGLHSQQPSFGPTCCLAKRWLSAQLIDYSHMPEVVVELIVAFIYLSPDPYKPTQMPQVGFIRFLEFFASKIWNTEAIIVNFNDEMTREEVLAVENIYGTTRETLPALFISTPYDHKSSTWTKKSPSRLILSRISSLAKETLRLLETELLKSSTLIWSPMFKPPLSAYDCLIHLKDQFNPRRYQYLDIDGSLTKTTWHPYKHHPHQKLPVVEFNPVEKYLEELRAGYGEFALFFHDTYGGSVIGVLLNPRALDIKDFKVGNINCRRLDTNGKLVLNIAAMIEDFSIIGQGLVDKIDLQSDKLL, from the exons atgaagttgaagaaacagaaaaaaataacagag gaAGTCGATGTAGAAgttgaagaagaagaagatgtTGAGTCAGATATTGAATTAGAATcagaagatgatgatgatgatgatcacGAAACATTTAAATCAATGATGAAGAGAAATCTTGAGGAAGCGGGTGATGAAAAGCCggcgaaaaaaatgaaaaaagacaACGATCTTTACAAGCCGCCGACAGTGGAGGAGTTGAACCAACTGCGAGAAACAGAAACTTTGTtccattcaaatttatttaggcTTCAAATAGAGGAGGTTTTGACCGAAGTAAAGCCAAAGGATAAATATAAGAAGCAGTTTGACAcctggttcaaaaaatttaaggacGCTGTGATGGCAATTAAAGAAACTGAGGACAAGGag cTGAGTAATTTGAAATCTTTGAAGAAACTCAAAGTAAAGGTAGCGGATGTCGAGGTACCAGTTAATGAAAAAGGAACTTACAGGTTTTTAAAACCGTCAAACATCAGCGTCATCGGTTCATACTCTCTTGGAACCACAGTGGGACCCAACATTGTGATCGATGTGATGATCGAAATGCCATCAGCTTTATTCCAAAAGCACGACTACCAGAACTACAGGTACCTGAGAAAGCGCGCCATTTACTTGGCATACGTAGCAGCCAATTTAAATTCTGAAGTAGCAGAGAAGAAATCCTACTACGGCGAGAGCTGGATGCCTAAACTTAAAATAGTACCTGCCGGTTCATTGAGCAAGCGGGTGACGGTTAATCTTCATCTAGCCGCGGAGTCGACGAGTTTCAAATTGAGTAGATTTTTGCCCGAAAAAAATAGCGTGAGACCCCAGTGGTACTTCAAAGATGACTCGAAGTCTGATGATCTCGTTCCAACTCCTTATTACAACTCGAACATCCTTCGGGATCTAACGATGGCCGAAACAAACTCGCAAAACTCTAAAATGATCTCCGAGTATCCAAATCTTAGGGACGGAATTATTTTGCTAAAGATTTGGCTGCACCAGCGGCAACCAGAGCAAGCTTACGACGGATTCAACGGACACATCCTGACTATGTACGTATTGTATCTGctgtatgaaaaaaagttgAGTACTTATATGAGCAGTTACCAGATAATAAGAAACGTATGGAACAATTTGGCTCAGAGTAATTGGACCGAGCAAGGAATTTCCATGTGCCAGGAACCTGATGGTAAATCGAGAGTATCGCAGTACCATAAATATTACGACTGCGTTTTTATTGACACGACTGGTTATCATAATTTAGTTGCTAATGTATCAGCCTGTAATTATCTGTGGGTTCGCAGCGAGGCATCGCAGGCAATTAAATTTCTCGATAGTTCAAAAGTCGACAGTTTTTACAATCTCTTTATGAaacgtttgaatttttattcgacTTTTGACCACTTTGTCTGCCTGCATGACACTCAAGCACTTGAGCAGCTGGCGGATAAAGTTCCTGATGACTGTAAATTAGACTTAGGACTTAACAAACGCGCTCAAGTTATCAGACAGCTGATGGATGTTCTGAAAAAAGGTCTGGGTAAAAGAGTATCGGAAATTTATATCCAGCCGGAACAGTTCAAAGACTGGGAAGTTACTGATGATTGTTCAGCAGgtattggaaaaattttgattggcTTACAATTAAATCCGGATTATTGTTTCAATATCATTGACAAAGGACCTGGTGCTAATTTGCCTGAAGCTGAGGAGTTTAGAAAATTCTGGGGAACTAAATCAGAGCTGCGTCGTTTCCAAGATGGCTCGGTCTGTGAAGCTGCtgtttgggtaaaaaaaaatccagtgcccaaagaaaatttatcgaataaaaataaaatctcaaataaaaaaaaaatagctgatgaaaaaaaaaatttaccggcTGAAAAAGCTGCTACACTGTCTGAGAAAAGGATAATTTGTAAACACATAGTCATGTAtctttttaaagttaaatttaatttaactaaaGATCAATATTTGTATGTAGCAAACCAGGTTGAAGATGTCctgcattttaaaaatacaataattaccAAATTTCGTTATGGGACTGGTGAAGAAGCGACACTGCAAGTTCTCAAAGTATTTGGAGAGTTTGAAAAAGAATTGACATCACTTGCTGACTTGCCGCTGGCTATAACTGGTGTCCAAGGGGGCAGTCCAGTGTTCAGATACACAGATGTCTTCCCACCGCTCGCTACCGTCTACAAAGCTGACGACAAAAACACAAAAGCTGGTGATCATTGCTTGCTACTGAATGAAGGCGACTTGGAAGAGGTGCCAAAGTACGCACCCGCTATCGAAGCAAGCGTCCAGCTTTCAGGAAGTGGAAAGTGGCCAGACGAATTGGAAGCTGTCAGAAAAACAAAAGCTGCATTTCACATTCAGATCGCACAGTGTCTGAGGAATCAGTTAAAGTTGAAAGCAAAAGCAAATGTCAGCCATGTCGATATCTTTAGAGAAGGATTCGTCTTCAGGTTGAGAGTCGCGCATCAAAAGGAAATAGCGTTTATGAAGCGGATTGTGGACGAGAACGGAGTCATCAAATATAGAGACAATGAAGAGTCGCTGGAGCTGGAGAATAAATTGTTCCATTTGCCAAAATTAACTGGGGCGCTCTATGGTCTCCATTCCCAGCAGCCCTCATTCGGTCCCACTTGTTGTCTCGCTAAACGTTGGCTCTCGGCCCAACTCATTGACTACTCTCATATGCCTGAGGTAGTTGTAGAACTTATCGTAGCCTTTATTTATCTATCACCTGACCCCTACAAACCAACGCAGATGCCACAAGTTGGTTTCATCAGATTTTTAGAATTCTTCGCCAGTAAGATTTGGAACACTGAAGCCATTATcgttaattttaatgatgaaATGACTCGTGAAGAAGTCCTGGcagttgaaaatatatatgggaCAACGAGAGAAACGCTGCCAGCGTTATTTATTTCTACTCCGTACGACCACAAATCTTCAACGTGGACCAAAAAATCACCCTCGAGATTGATCCTCAGTAGGATTAGTTCGCTGGCAAAAGAGACCTTGAGACTTCTCGAAACTGAACTTCTGAAAAGTTCTACGCTGATATGGAGCCCGATGTTCAAGCCGCCCTTATCCGCTTACGATTGTTTGATCCATCTTAAAGATCAGTTTAATCCTCGAAGGTATCAGTACCTTGATATTGATGGTAGTTTAACTAAAACTACCTGGCATCCGTACAAGCACCATCCACATCAAAAGTTACCCGTCGTTGAGTTCAATCCAGTTGAAAAGTATCTGGAGGAACTTAGAGCTGGGTACGGCGAATTCGCTCTATTTTTCCATGACACGTACGGCGGATCTGTCATTGGAGTTTTGCTGAACCCGCGTGCTCTTGACATAAAAGATTTCAAAGTCGGCAATATAAATTGCCGACGACTAGATACAAATGGGAAACTTGTTCTCAACATCGCTGCGATGATTGAAGATTTTTCAATAATCGGACAAGGTCTCGTTGATAAAATCGATTTACAATCTGATAAGTTATTGTag